In the Rhododendron vialii isolate Sample 1 chromosome 2a, ASM3025357v1 genome, atttgatgagttggtaagatgtttctaagtttggttattccaatgtaaGCTCTTTTTAagcaaatgttgctaaccttataaatcttttttgttttgattataccactgtgaataCTCTTATGTGAACTTTTTATTGTTGTGAGAGCAAATATTGGGGTTTTGGTTTAGGAGATATTTGTCTTTGTTTCTAACTTTAATGAGATTTGGGTAAAAGGGTTTCTACAAACTTTCTTCTTTATAGCTCTTTGAGCAACTGTTTACCCTTGTTTAGTGGAATCCATTGATTGACTACTCATGGAGCAAGTTTACATTCCAAATAAAGCCGAACCACATAAATTGTGTCTCCCTCTCTCGTTTCGTTTGATTCCTTTCACAATCTCTCACGTTTGGTTTGATTCGCACAACAGCCCATTAATTAATTCGATATTCATAATCATCGTTGGTTTATTTGGCTTCCACACAACAGTCCATTGATTTTCCTACAGAAGGAACTCCTGCGGTTATTTGGTTTCCTACAACTTATTCTTATATTTATGGTTTAGCCCCTGTATTGTAATTTTACATCGTTTAACTTAAGTCCCTGaaattattttattacaatTTTAGCCAGGTAACATGCTTAATTATAGTGTAATCCCTAAAATATGTTTTAGTACAGTTAGACCCGTAAAGTGTTTTACCCTCGGAGAATGTTTTATCATGCTTTAAATCctgtaaaaattttaattataatTTAGAACCCAGAGTAGGATTAATTACAGTTTTTCCCATGCATGTTAAAGTACAAATTGGATTTTGACTATGAATTATTTAGAATTaccgcgccccccccccccccccccccccccccccaaaaaaaaaaaaaaaaaaaaaaaagagagacctaGACGCATATAGTATGCTTATTGGCTTACTCGCATAATTTAGTGTAGCATAGCATGAATTAAAGTCCTTCATTGCTAGTTCATCATCGTTCATGTGACGTaaaggaataaaaggaaatgaTATGGATCGTGTTGAAAATTGTGGGTGACCTGTAGGGTCCTACGATTGTAGGTGATCGACTTGCGCAGCCTAGGATAGTTATGTTGTGAAATCCTAAGTAAACATGGTTTTGATTAATTTTGGTGAATATGTTTCAGGATAAGGTTGGATATGTACTATAAGTGCATTCCAGATGTCTTTTTAGGCCTCTTGTGATGGTCGCAAATAAATTCAACCGACCAGATAATTTAGAAGTAATCATACATCTAGACCCCTATTTGGACAAGGGGGAGTACTTGAATAATATCAGGGCTATAACTTGGTGGTTAAGGGTATGAATGATTCTCGAGGTAGAGACTTAGAATGACACATAGGTTAACAATAGTTAAAGAAATTGAATATAGTTGTACATTTTTGGTTGTGCAAACCATACACACCGAAATAGTGTTATTTCCTTAAATTTTGGATGATTCACTAAACTTCATAAACTCTATTGGTGGCATATTTTACTCTAATGGGCTTACCTcctcaaatcaactcaatcatCTCATAAAGCATTTAGTCAAACTTGAGCATGAGACCAAGTACGATGACAAATTCAATagacatatatacacatacaaaaACCATTGATATATAAATACTTGGATttgtagaaaaaaattatattaatcaGCTAATTAGTGTACCTCTGGACTGCCGATAAATGTAAAATATAATCCTTTAATGGGGTGTTTGGCCAAAGCCATTTTCTCAACTGGCCCAATCAAATTCGACATTGCTATGCTCGAGTTCTTCATCGTGTTGTAAAAGTACTGAGCAGCTACCTGCAATATCAGTTTCATGACttttataattttcatttatggtTGAGAAAACAAGCATCGTTTCTTTTTTCTGGGAACCAAACTCCATAAACCAtcatggttttaaaaaaatttgtaaaggGAATAAGACTTATATCGAGCCTCTGTGTAAATGCTCTTGTGCGGGCAACCAACAAATATCAAACACAtcacccaaaaaataaagaagggaAAATTAGGCATAAGGAtgataaaatagttttcatttagagTAAGGACGctagtaaaataatttttagtggaggtccttcaacttttttaattttttagccataaggctaaaacatgtttagacactttcatagggtttagggtgcacttttctattGTACGATTTTAAtaatttaggcactttcatagggtatcgTGAGGTTTTAAGCACTTCgtatatagggtaccctaaggttttaggtactttcatatggtaccctaggattttaggtattttcatagagcacatttgtccttatgtttgattgcaaaaggtaCTTGTCTTtagctcaaaaaatataaataggAGGAATTTTTTACTTAGTCTCCCTAAAATAAAATCATGTCAAAGTGTACATGCGTACCTCAGGGCCTCCaaacttcctcaaaatctccAGCATCCAACCAGTGAGATAAACAACAGCAgagtttcttttcctcttgATGATCCGATGTGCTTCCTTCACAAATCTAAGTGGGTTTAAATTAGCCTGATCATTAGTAGCACCACCACTTAACTTAGGTATGGAGACGTGTAAGAAGGTGAAGTGGTTTCCCCATGGCATCTCGGACTTGGTTTGCACCATCTCTTCAATTGTCTTGTACCCACCAAGGGCTCTGGTGTTTAGCACCACCAGTGCAGTGGCATTTGTGTTCCCCTGCTGTTCATTATGATCATCCTTGGTTGATGATGATTGTTGCATGTACAACCGAGTTCCCAAGAAGATTACCCCCGTAATTACGTCGTTTATCGTCTGTAATTAAACACTACGGTTCAGCAAGGTCGACAAGACTTGGGAATTTTAGCTAACACAGAAGATTGATTTTTAATATGACAAAGTACAGATTACTTTCCTATGTCCTTTTCCCCTCACATTATAAGAATGAAAGAAATGTTTCATATTAAGTTGTTAATTTGAGATTGTAAATATGTGTATCTCCCTGTTATAAGAAAGAAGATACTCCaatggcaaaaaaataaaattacgagagagagggaggaagagacaaaTTTGGCAAGTAATTAAATCCTTACGACTCCAAGCTTGGCTTTAATTTGTTTGACGCGATCAAGAGAAAACGTTAGGGTAGTTATTACGTTGGGCCGGAACTCCGCTCCATCTTCCCCAGACCGGATCGGCGTCTGCCCATCTTTAACAAAGATCGAACCAAAATCCAATACTGTATCCGCGACACCAGTGAAAACACGACCCAAACCCCCAAGAATCCCATTGTTTTTTCCATCTCTTGTCGAGCTAGATTCACGAGAAGGGAATGTTAAGGGGAGAGAAGGATTGTCAGCTCTTTGTAAGCAAGAAAGAAGAGCACCCATGAGAGAGAAACCATCGCCGAGAGCATGGTGAAGCTTGAAAATTATGTGCCCGGCTGCATTACTAGTAGCGTATTTGAGTACGTGAACTTCCCATAACGGTTTGTTTTGTGGGAATTGATCCAAGGATATTTTTGACAAGTAGTCATTGAAGTATTTGTCGTATAATTCTGGCGACAGTCCGGCGGGGAAAGAAGGGACTTTGATGTGGTCTTCTAGCTTCACTTCCACCCTTTTCCATTTTTGGACTCCATTTCTGTCTCCAACCTGttttttcaagattttttaCCAAGAAAGTGACGAATTTAATTTCAATATAAGGTGCATGCGttgaaattttaattaaaaaagcAGAGTTATTTATTTGGTGATCTTACCTTAATTAATACAATTGCGGTACTAAAATATACAAAACACTAGATAAACTTGGAATAAATGGGCAATAGGATTTATAATGCAAAAGTGCTtggtatccaaaaaaaatatagccgAAATTACTCCAAATAGACTTTTAGAGGTATTTATGACCGTTAATAGACTTTTATTAGTAGTAAGAAATACCTgtttgaagtgattttggggTTTATTTTTCGGGACACCTAGCATTGCTTTTTATAGTGGCCGACCAAAATATCCCAACCACTTGTATATGCATTCACTTTTTCCATTTGGTGGATAATATGGTTAGATCAAAAGAGTTTCTTGAGGAACACAGCCACTCGGTCGCCTAGACACTGAACCAATTTGGGAGCCAAATTTTTTGGCATTTTACATTTTAGATTGTGAgttatatagatttttgaatTGTGGTCAAAATTGATTACAAATCTGTAGAGTGTTTGGCAAACTCaagttaattaa is a window encoding:
- the LOC131316558 gene encoding wax ester synthase/diacylglycerol acyltransferase 4-like, producing MEYYSDECDMPVSPNAQYFNSSVMSFCILGVLELEIPFDDSQSLTLLKNVFLPINPRFSSIMVGDRNGVQKWKRVEVKLEDHIKVPSFPAGLSPELYDKYFNDYLSKISLDQFPQNKPLWEVHVLKYATSNAAGHIIFKLHHALGDGFSLMGALLSCLQRADNPSLPLTFPSRESSSTRDGKNNGILGGLGRVFTGVADTVLDFGSIFVKDGQTPIRSGEDGAEFRPNVITTLTFSLDRVKQIKAKLGVTINDVITGVIFLGTRLYMQQSSSTKDDHNEQQGNTNATALVVLNTRALGGYKTIEEMVQTKSEMPWGNHFTFLHVSIPKLSGGATNDQANLNPLRFVKEAHRIIKRKRNSAVVYLTGWMLEILRKFGGPEVAAQYFYNTMKNSSIAMSNLIGPVEKMALAKHPIKGLYFTFIGSPESLAITIMSYIGELRITIRMEKGFIDPKKFNSCIQKAFDMIFKAAVQNTLPPNS